The DNA segment ATTTTAAAACCTGGGGATGTCATTGTGAGAAATAACACTCGTGTTATCCCAGCCCGTTTATTTGGTATTAAAGAAGAAACCGGTGCTCATGTGGAATTATTATTATTGAAACAAAACGAAAAGGACGTTTGGGAATGTTTAATCGGTAATGCTAAAGTGGTTAAAGTTGGCACAATGGTTTCTTTTGGTGATGGATGTTTAAAGGCACAGTGTCTTTCTATCAAAGAAAAAGGACTTCGTCAAATGAAGATGATTTATGAAGGTATTTTTACAGAGATACTGGATGAATTAGGACAAGTTCCTTTACCACCTTATATTAAGGAAAAACTAGCTGATCCAGAACGCTACCAAACCGTGTACGCAAAAGTAGAAGGTTCAGCCGCCGCTCCAACCGCCGGCTTACACTTCACCAAAGAAGTGGATGAACAATTAAAAGCTAAAGGAATCACAATTGTAGAAGTGACGCTTCATGTTGGCTTAGGTACTTTTCGACCAATGGATGTTGAAGATGTCCATGATCATGTCATGCATTCAGAAGTCTATGAAATGTCTAAAGAAACAGCTTCTATTTTAAACCGAGCAAAACAAGAAAAGAGACGTATTGTTGCGATTGGAACCACTTCCGTTCGTACTTTAGAAACCGTTTGGAATCGCTTTGGTCAATTTCAAGAATGCCATGGTGAAACAACTTTGTTCATTTATCCTGGTTATGAATGGCACACTTGCGATGTAATGCTAACGAATTTTCACTTGCCAAAGTCCACTTTGTTAATGATGATTTCTTCTTTTATGGGCTATGAATTTACGAAAGAAGCCTATCGCCATGCGGTGGATGAAAAATACCGTTTCTTCTCTTTTGGCGATTGCATGTTGATTGACAATGACTGAAGAAGAAAAGAAAGAATATATCAAATACATCCAAGGCATTCGCCATTCTTTTAAAACCAACTATTATTTACAGTCTTTAAAAGAGATTGAAAAGAATAAAAAAGAAAAACCCGGTCATAAACCAAGTTTACTCTTGCATGTTTGTTGTATTGTTTGTGCTTGTTGGCCTTTGGAATTTCTTCGTGAACACTTTGATGTAACGATTATATTCAATAATTCTAATATTTATCCTGAAAGTGAATATCATAAACGTTTTAATGAAGTTAAACGGTATCTTCATGAGCGTTACAAGGACGAAATACCAATCATTGAATTGCCTTATCGACAAGCTGAATTTATTGAAAAATTAAGACCTAGAGCAAGTGATCCGGAAGGATGGAAACGTTGTTTTATGTGCTATGAGGATCGTATGGTTGAATCTTATCTTTATGGTGAAGAACATGGCTTTGATTATTTCACAACAGTTATGACCTTTTCACGCCAAAAGAACTCGCAAAAAATCAATCAAATTGGCGCCTCTTTACAAGAGCATTTTTCTAAAACTAAGTATTTCTTCTCGGATTTCAAGAAAGCCGATGGCGCTAAAAAAGCGAATGAACTTGTTCAAAGATATCATATCTATCGCCAAGATTATTGCGGTTGCATCTACTCTTATCAAGAAAAGATACATCATGATAAACAAAAATAAAACCCATTCATTTCAAAAGATGAACGGGTTTTATTTAGACGATGTCTTCCTCTGCATCCGACCAATAGTAAGTAAGGTCTTCTTTTTGAATAATCCTCTGATTCACAACGAAAGAATATACCAATTTTTGTGATAACTTATCCCTTTACCATCACTTTCGCA comes from the Bulleidia sp. zg-1006 genome and includes:
- the queA gene encoding tRNA preQ1(34) S-adenosylmethionine ribosyltransferase-isomerase QueA — protein: MKTDWKTGDFDYDLPHELIAQSPLKDRATSKMLWIHKQSQSYEDKHFHDIVDILKPGDVIVRNNTRVIPARLFGIKEETGAHVELLLLKQNEKDVWECLIGNAKVVKVGTMVSFGDGCLKAQCLSIKEKGLRQMKMIYEGIFTEILDELGQVPLPPYIKEKLADPERYQTVYAKVEGSAAAPTAGLHFTKEVDEQLKAKGITIVEVTLHVGLGTFRPMDVEDVHDHVMHSEVYEMSKETASILNRAKQEKRRIVAIGTTSVRTLETVWNRFGQFQECHGETTLFIYPGYEWHTCDVMLTNFHLPKSTLLMMISSFMGYEFTKEAYRHAVDEKYRFFSFGDCMLIDND
- a CDS encoding epoxyqueuosine reductase QueH — translated: MTEEEKKEYIKYIQGIRHSFKTNYYLQSLKEIEKNKKEKPGHKPSLLLHVCCIVCACWPLEFLREHFDVTIIFNNSNIYPESEYHKRFNEVKRYLHERYKDEIPIIELPYRQAEFIEKLRPRASDPEGWKRCFMCYEDRMVESYLYGEEHGFDYFTTVMTFSRQKNSQKINQIGASLQEHFSKTKYFFSDFKKADGAKKANELVQRYHIYRQDYCGCIYSYQEKIHHDKQK